The nucleotide window CCGACGGCAAGACCTATTCGCCCTCGCAGGTCTCCGCCTTCATCCTGCAGAAGATGAAGGAGACCGCGGAAGCCCATCTCGGGCAGAAGGTCGAGCAGGCCGTCATCACCGTCCCCGCCTACTTCAACGACGCGCAGCGTCAGGCCACCAAGGACGCCGGCAAGATCGCCGGTCTCGAAGTGCTGCGCATCATCAACGAGCCGACGGCGGCAGCGCTCGCCTACGGTCTCGACAAATCGAAATCCGGCACGATTGCGGTTTACGACCTCGGCGGCGGCACCTTCGACGTCTCGATTTTGGAAATCGGCGACGGCGTGTTCGAGGTGAAGTCGACCAATGGCGATACCTTCCTCGGCGGTGAAGATTTCGACATGCGCCTGGTCGGTTATCTCGCCGATGAATTCCAGAAGGAGCAGGGCATCAACCTGCGCAACGACAAGCTCGCCCTGCAGCGCCTGAAGGAGGCCGCTGAAAAGGCCAAGATCGAGCTGTCCTCGACGACGCAGACCGAAATCAACCTGCCCTTCATCACGGCGGACCAGACCGGGCCGAAGCATCTGACGATGAAGTTGACGCGCGCCAAGTTCGAAGCTCTGGTCGACGATCTCGTCCAGAAGACCATCGAGCCGTGCCGCAAGGCGCTGAAGGACGCAGGCCTCACCGCCGCCGAAATCGGCGAGGTGGTGCTGGTCGGCGGCATGACCCGCATGCCGAAGGTCCAGGAAGTCGTGAAGCAGTTGTTCGGCAAGGAGCCGCACAAGGGCGTCAACCCGGATGAAGTCGTCGCCATCGGTGCGGCGATTCAGGCCGGCGTGCTGCAGGGTGACGTCAAGGACGTGCTGTTGCTCGACGTGACGCCGCTGTCGCTCGGCATCGAGACGCTGGGTGGCGTGTTCACCCGCATCATCGACCGCAACACCACGATCCCGACCAAGAAGAGCCAGGTGTTCTCGACCGCCGAGGACAACCAGAACGCCGTCACCATCCGCGTCTTCCAGGGCGAGCGTGAAATGGCGGCCGACAACAAGGTGCTCGGTCAGTTCGACCTGATGGGCATTCCGCCGGCGCCGCGCGGCATGCCGCAGATCGAGGTCACCTTCGACATCGACGCCAACGGCATCGTCAACGTCTCGGCCAGGGACAAGGCGACCGGCAAGGAGCAGCAGATCCGGATTCAGGCATCCGGCGGCCTGTCGGAGGCCGACATCCAGAAGATGGTCAAGGACGCCGAAGCCAATGCGGCCGAGGACAAGAAGCGCCGCGAGGCTGTCGACGCCAAGAACCATGCCGACGCACTGGTGCATTCCACCGAGAAGGCGCTGGCCGAACACGGTTCGAAGGTCGAGGAAAGCGAGCGCCGCGCCATCGAGGACGCCGTCAGCGATCTGAAGGAAGCGCTGAAGGGCGACGACGCCGAGGCCATCAAGGCCAAGACCAACACGCTGGCGCAGGCTTCGATGAAGCTCGGCGAGGCCATGTACAAGCAGCAGGCCGAGGCGGACGCCAAGCGGGATGCTGCCAAGGATGACGTGGTCGACGCGGAGTTCACCGAGGTCGACGACGACAAGAACAACAAGAAGTCGGCATAAGCGGGCTTTCGATCATGACCCTCATCCAAAAGAGCGCACGGCTCGCGTTCGATGGGTGGGGGTCATTTTTCTTTAAGCCGATGGCGGCATCTTCGATTGAAGGTGCTTTCGGCATGAAGACGAATTTCGGGCGGGTTTGACTGATGTCCACCAAGCGCTGCTACTACGAAACCCTGGAAGTCGAGCGGAACGCGGACGAATCCAAGCTCAAGTCGGCCTTCCGCAAGCTCGCGATGAAATGGCATCCGGACAGGAATCCAGGCGATGCCGCCAGCGAAATTAAATTCAAGGAAATCAACGAGGCCTATGAAGTCCTGAAAGACGGCGAGAAGCGCGCCGCCTATGACCGCTACGGCCACGCCGCGTTCGAGCAAGGCATGGGCGGTGGCGGTCCTGGATTCGGTGCGGGCTTTGCCTCGTCGTTCTCTGATATTTTCGAGGACCTGTTCGGCATGGCCGGGCAGCGCGGGCGCGGCGGCGGACGCGAGCGCGGCGCCGATCTGCGCTACAACATGGAAATCACGCTGGAGGAAGCCTACCTCGGCAAGACCGCGCAGATCGAGATTCCGGTCTCGGTCACCTGCGAGCCCTGTTCGGGCACCGGCGCCAAGGCCGGCACCAAGCCGAAGACCTGCGCGATGTGCGGCGGCGCCGGCCGCGTCCGTCAGGCCCAGGGCTTCTTCACGCTGGAGCGGACCTGCCCCGGCTGTCAGGGCCGCGGCCAGATGATCGAGGACGCCTGCCCGAATTGCTCGGGCACGGGACGGGTGACGCGCGACCGCACGCTGTCGGTCAACATTCCGCAGGGGGTCGAGGACGGCACGCGTATCCGGCTGGCCGGCGAAGGCGAGGCCGGCGTCCGCGGCGGCCCGCCCGGCGACCTCTACATTTTCCTGTCGCTGGCGACCCACGAATTCTTCCAGCGCGATGGCGCCGATTTGCACTGCCGGGTTCCGATCTCGATGGTCGCGGCCGCACTCGGCGGCGAATTTGAGGTGCCCACCATCGACAAGGGCAAGACCAAGGTGAAGGTGCCGGCGGGAACGCAGTCCGGCCGCCGTTTCCGCATTGCATCAAAGGGCATGCCGGTGCTGCGCTCGCGCCAGACCGGCGATATGTATGTCCAGGTTATGGTCGAAACGCCGCAGAATCTGACCAAGAAGCAGCAGGAACTGCTCGCCGAATTCGAAAAGCTGTCCTCCGGGGCAACCCAGCCGGAGGCGCTGGGCTTCTTCACCAAGGTCAAAGACTTCTTCGGCTCCCGCGCGGGCTCCTGAACCCTACGCATGTCGCCCGGGCGAGCGCAGTTCCTCGCCTGTCAGTCATGATTCATTCAGCTTGCACAGTGTGTTATCGCCGGATCGCGGGGACTTCGGCGCGGCCGACGCATTACCGTTTGGCTTGACCGTATCCCCGTCGACCTATACGTGTTTATGACTGTTTTCTGACATCCCCGCTCGTGGGCGGGTCCCGCCTGGTAGCGACATGCCTTTGCAATCGTCCGTGCGTGCGTTGAAGAAGCCTCGTCTCGACGATGAGGTGCGCTTCCTTCGGTCATGGATTGAAAAGCCGCTGCACATGGGCGCGGTGATGCCGTCGAGCAAAGTGCTCGCCCGCACCATGGCGCAATATGTCGACGTCTTGTCCGAAGGACCGGTCGTCGAACTTGGGCCCGGGACCGGCGCGATCACCAACGCGCTGATCGAACACGGTGTCGATCAGAAGCGGCTCGTGCTGGTCGAATATAATCCGGGCTTCTGCGCGCTGCTGCGCGACCGCTATCCTCAGGCCAAGGTCGTGCAGGGCGATGCCTATACGCTCCGCGCTTCGCTTGGAGATGCGCTGGATGCGCCGGCGTCTGCCGTGATCTCCGGCCTGCCGCTCGTGACAAAACCGATGCTGACCCGCCTGAAGCTGATCCGCGACGCCTTCATGGCGCTTGCGCCCGGCGCGCCCTTCATACAGTTCACCTATTCGGTCGCTCCGCCGATCCCGAAATCGCTGCCGGGCGTGTCCACAGAAGCTTCCGAGCGGATCTGGATGAACCTTCCGCCCGCCCGGGTCTGGGTGTATCGCAAGGGCTAAGCCGCCCGCTGTCGCGCGGCCGGTTAGCCCCGAGTGCGATTTCCAAGTATGTCCGCGCTGAAAATCCTTGTGATCCCAGGATCGCTCCGCACCGGCTCGCTCAATGCGAGGCTGGCGGCCGTCGCTGCGCACGAGCTGGCGCAGGCGGGCGCGGAAGTCACCCGCATCTCCCTGGTTGATTTCCCGCTGCCGATCTATGACGGCGATCTGCAGGCGAAATCGGGTGTGCCAAAAAACGCGGTCAACCTCAAGCGCATGATGGCGGCCCATCACGGCGTGCTGATGGTGACGCCGGAATACAATTCCTCGGTGCCGGCGCTGGTGAAAAATACCATCGACTGGGTGAGCCGGGTGCAGGACGCGCACGAGACCCGCGGCCAGGTGTTTCGCGATCGGGTGTTTGCGATTGCGTCGGCTTCCGGTAATCGGCTCGGCGGCGCCCGCGCGCTGGCCGCGCTGCGGCTGATCCTGTCGGCGTGTCATGCAACCGTGATACCGAACCAGTTCGCGCTGGCGTTCGCCGAGGATGCCTATGACGAGATGGACCGCCTGAAGAACGCCGCTGATGCCGAGGGGCTGAAAGCTCTGGTGCGGCAGTTGATCGATATTTCCCAACGCATGATGTGAGGTGACATGCAGCCAGCCGACATCGATCCGAAGGACCGCCTGATCGTCGCGCTCGATTTGCCCGGGGTGACTGAAGCGGAAGCGATGATTGCGCGGCTCGGCGACAGCGTGAGCTTCTACAAAATCGGCTATCAGCTCGCCTATGCCGGCGGATTGCCGCTGGCGCAGCAACTGGCGAAATCAGGCAAGAAGGTTTTTATCGATCTCAAGCTGCACGACATCGGCAATACGGTGGCGCGCGGCGTCGAGAGCGTGGCGAAGCTCGGCGCGACCTTCCTCACCGTGCATGCTTATCCGCAGACCATGAAAGCCGCGGTTGAGGCGCGCCAAGGCTCGGGTCTGAAGATTCTCGCCGTTACCGTGCTGACCTCTTATGACGACGGCGACCTGCACGCCGCCGGCTATCGTCTCAACGTCTCCGATCTGGTCGAGGCGCGGGCCCAGCAGGCGCAGGTGCTCGGCGTCGACGGCCTCGTCAGCTCGCCGGAAGAGGCGGCCGCGTTGCGCAAGATCGTCGGCCACCAGATGAACCTGGTGACGCCGGGCATCCGCCCTGCAGGGGCTGCGACCGGCGACCAGAAGCGCATCATGACACCGGCGCGGGCGATTGCCGCGGGTGCAGACTATCTGGTGGTCGGACGGCCGGTGACGGAAGCGGCCGATCCCAAGGCGGCGGCGGACGCTATTCAGGCGGAAATCAAGCAGGCGTTGGTATAGTAGAATTGGCGGCAAGAAACGGAGAAGTGAGATGGCCAAGGGATACTGGATCGGACGTGTCGACGTGAACAATGACGAGGGCTACAAGCCCTATGCTGCGGCCAATCTCGCAATCTTCAAGAAATTCGGCGGGCGCTATGTCGTCCGCGGCGGCCAGTTTACCGCGGTCGAAGGCCAATGCCGCTCGCGCAATGTGGTGATCGAATTCGACAGCTATGAGAAAGCGCTGGCCTGCTACAATTCGCCGGAATACCAGGACAACATCAAGGTGCGGCAGCCGCACTCGATCGCTGAGCTCATCGTCATCGAGGGCTATGACGGTCCGCAGCCCTGAGCAGGCCGGAATGTCGATTTCCTTCCGTTGTGCCCGGGACTAGCCTGGCCACGACGGCTGATAGGGCCCCGGTCGGTTGCCGGAACGGCCTCGTCCCGCTATAGGGCGTGCAGAGGTAAAAGCCATGGCCGATATGCGATTGATCGTAGCGGGGGCCGGCGGCCGGATGGGCCGCGCGCTGGTGCGCGTCATTTCGGAAACGCCGGGCACGGTTCTGGCCGGCGCGCTGGAAGCGCCGGGCTCGGAACTTCTGGGCAAGGATGCCGGCGTGCTCGCGGGTCTGCCGGCCAATGGCGTCATGTTGTCGGCCGACCTCTGGACATTGTCTGCCAATGCCGACGGCATTCTGGATTTCACCGTGCCGGCCGCCACCATCGCCAATGTCGCGATCGCCGCCGAACGCGGACTCGTGCACATCGTCGGAACCACCGGCCTGTCGGTCTCGGACATGGCGGTCATCAAGAGCGTCACCTCGCGCGCGGTCGTCGTGCAGTCCGGCAATATGAGCCTCGGCATCAATCTGCTCGCCGCGTTGGTCAAGCGCGTCGCGCAGTCGCTGGACGAAAGTTTCGATATCGAAATCGTCGAGATGCACCACAAGGCCAAGATCGACGCGCCCTCGGGCACCGCCTTCCTGCTCGGTGAAGCCGCCGCGGCCGGCCGCGGCATCGACCTGCACGCCCGCTCCGCGCGCGGCCGCGACGGGCATACCGGCGCGCGGCGGCCGGGCGACATCGGCTTTGCCGCACTGCGCGGCGGCACCGTCACCGGCGATCACAGCGTGATCTTCGCAGGTCCGATGGAGCGGATCGAACTGACCCACCGCGCCGAGGACCGGACCATGTTCGCGCAGGGCGCCGTCAAGGCGGCGCTGTGGGCGCGGGGCAAGGCACCGGGCTTCTACACGATGACCGACGTGCTCGGGTTGGCCGACTTCTAACCATCGAAAAACGGAATCCTGGAATGAGCGATCGTCTTCTCGTGCTCGTGCGGCACGGCCAGAGCGACTGGAATTTGAAGAACCTGTTCACCGGCTGGAAGGACCCCGACCTCTCCGAACTCGGTATCTCCGAGGCAAAGGAGGCCGGCCGCAAGTTGAAGGCGCAGGGACTGACGTTCGATGTCGCGTTCACGTCCGTCCTGACGCGCGCTCAGCATACGCTGAAGCTGATGCTCGCCGAGATTGGGCAGACCGGGCTGCCGACCAAATGCGATCTGGCGCTCAACGAACGCGATTACGGCGACCTGTCGGGACTCAACAAGGATGACGCCCGCAAGAAGTGGGGCGAGGAACAGGTCTTGATCTGGCGCCGCTCCTACGACGTGCCGCCGCCCGGCGGCGAAAGCCTCAAGGATACGCTGGCACGCACGCTACCCTATTACGTGCAGGAGATTCTGCCCGGCGTACTGCGCGGCGAACGCACGCTGGTCGCCGCCCACGGCAATTCGCTGCGCGCGCTGATCATGGTGCTGGAGAAGCTGACGCCCGAGCAGATCCTGAAGCGTGAACTCGCGACCGGTGCGCCGGTGATCTACCGGCTCAATGCCGATTCGACGGTCGCGTCGAAGCTCGATCTGGCGGCTTGAGGGCAGATTGTAGGGGTGGGAAAACGTGCACTTGCGCCGTGCCCATCATCTATCCGCATCATCAGCCTGAATGGTGGGCACGCTTCGCTTTGCCCACCCTACAACGTCAATGCAATCCGACTTGCCCGGCTTCCCAGCCGAGCATCGCCTGCTTGCGCGTGATGCCCCAGTGATAGCCGGTTAGCGCGCCGCCCTTGCCGAGCGCGCGATGGCAGGGCACCACGAACGACACCGGGTTGCGGCCGACCGCGGCGCCGACCGCGCGCGAGGCTTTCGGGCTTTTGATCTTGGTGGCGATGTCGGAATAACAGACCGCGCGGCCCATCGGGATCTTCAACAGCGTCTCCCACACCCGCACCTCGAAATCGGTGCCGATCAGCACCACGCGCAGCGGCTGGTCCGGCCGCCACAGCCGCGTATCGAAGATGCGTTGTGCGAGGCCGACGGTGCCGTCATGGTCCTCGACATAGGTCGCATTCGGCCAGCGCCGCTTCATGTCGGCGAACGCCGTCGGCTCGTCGCCGGGATCGGCGAAGGCTAGTCCCGCAAGGCCCCGCTCGCTCGCGATCACGATCGCGGTGCCGAACGGCGAGGCATGGAAACCGTAACGCAGCGTCATACCGGCGCCGCCGTTTTTCCATTCGCCCGGCGACATCGCTTCATGGGTGACGAAGAGATCATGCAGCCGGCCCGGGCCTGACAGCCCCGAGTCGAGCGCGGCATCGAGCACGCTCGCGGAACCGCGCAACAAGCCCTTCGCATGATCCAGGGTAAGCGCCTGCATAAAGGCCTTCGGCGTCAGCCCGGCCCAGCGGCGAAACAGATGGTGCAACTCGTCCGGCGTCACGGCGGCGGCATCCGCCATCGCCTCGATGGTTGGCTGCGTGCGCCAGTGTTCCGAGATGAACGCGATGGCGCGGCGCACCGAGTCGTAATCGCGCAGCGCGGCCGCGTGATGGAGGCCCGGCTTGGCCAGGCGCTGGTCTTGTATGGCTGATATCATCTTGGGGTCTGATTTAGGGCGCATACGGCCTCCAAACCACCCGATTTCTGACAAGCACCTCAAGCCACCGGATTATAGGTTGGCCCGCGCTTGGCGACCTGTAATGCAGCCAGTAAGGCTTTGGCAAAGCTGGCTTTTTCGTCGGGACCCAGAACCTGGCCGATCGACAGCCGGCGGCCGCGGGAGACCAGATAGATTCGCTCGATGCCGAACTCCGGGTCGCCGGTCTGCTCCAACTGTACCCAGAGCGGGTTGCACGACCATTCCATCAAATGGCCGCGATGGCTGACCCGCCGGACGCGCAACTCCGTTGGCGTCACCATGATGTCCTCGGTGGCATCAGCGCTGCGAAAATTGACCCGGAACGCCCAGTAGATCACCAGCGCGTCGAGGCCGAAGAAGCCGACCACTGGCCAGGCGCCCATCAGCAAAAATGCGATGCCGGCAACAAAGCTCACGCCACTGATGAAAATCATCAGCACCAAAAAGCCGGTGCGGTTGAGCGAGCGATGCGGCGTCACCCGCGCCGAAAACAGCGTCGGCTGGTCAAGCTCCGGATCAAAGTCGTTGCCTGCGGTCATCGCGTATCAGTATATCCCCGATCATGGCCAAAATCATCCGCGCTTCCGGCGCCAAGACCAGTGTTTCGTCCGTGCCGAAGAAGCCGACGAAGAAGGGCACCAAGGCACTGCCCAGGGCGAAGAAGTCGCCGAAGCCGAAGCCTCTGAAGTCAAAACAGTGGACATCAGCCGAAATCGAGGAGGCATTCAGCCGGTTTCGCAAGGCCAATCCGGAGCCGAAGGGGGAGCTCGAACATCTCAACCCCTACACGCTGCTGGTGGCGGTGGTGCTGTCGGCGCAGGCGACCGATGCCGGCGTCAACAAGGCGACGCGCGCGCTGTTTGCGGCGGCCGATACGCCGGAGAAGATGCTGGCGCTCGGCGAAGAGAAGTTGCGTGACTATATCAGGACCATCGGCCTCTATCGCACCAAAGCGAAAAACGTCATCGCGCTATCGCAAAAGCTGATCGACGAATTCGGCGGCGAGGTGCCGCGCACGCGGGCCGAAATCGAGTCGCTGCCTGGCGCCGGCCGCAAGACGGCCAACGTCGTGCTCAACATGGCCTATGGCGAACACACGATGGCAGTGGACACGCATGTGTTTCGCGTCGGCAACCGGACGGGACTAGCGCCAGGCAACACGCCACTCGAAGTCGAATTGGGATTGGAGAAGGTGATCCCGTCCGAATTCATGCTGCACGCCCATCACTGGCTGATTCTGCATGGGCGCTATACGTGCCTGTCGCGCAAGCCGCGCTGCGAGGTGTGTCTGATCAACGATCTGTGTCGCTGGCCGGAAAAGACGGTGTAGGGGTGCGGCGCAATGCCCATGCCGTCATTGCGAGGAGCGAAGCGACGAAGCAATCCATCTATCCCCGCGTGGAGAGGTGGATTGCTTCGCTTCGCTCGCAATGACGGGCTTGAGGCGCCCTAGGCAACCGGCATCTTCCGCGCCGGTTCGATCAACTCCGGCCGCGGGCCGGAGAGGCGCTTGTGCATGTGGACCATGAAGGCCATGCCGAACAGCGGCGTCGCCAGATTGACGATCGGGATCGACACGAACGCTGCTATGAACAGGCCGGCGGTGAACACGGTCGCCGCATTGTCCTTGCGCATCGCCTTGGCTTCCGCTGGCGGCCGAAAGCGCATTGCGGCGAGTTCGAAATATTCGCGGCCCAACAGCCAGGCGGTGGCGATGAAGAAAATGAGAAAGCCTGCGCCGGCAAACAGCACGAAAGGCAGCGCGATCAGATAGACCAAGATGGTCAACAGCGCCGTCTTGATGCCCTCGGGGATCGCGACGCCGAGCGGCAGCGCGTCGCCGGGACGCTCCACCGGATAATGCTCGCGCTCGACATGTTCGGCGACATCGTCGACGAACACGCTCGCAACCAGCGAGGTGACCGCCGGCATCAAGAAGATCCCGCCGAGCACGACGCCAAGGCCGGCCGCGATCGAGATGATCCAGGAAAGGATATTGAGCGACGTGTGGAAGCCCGGGCCGAGCATCGCCTCGGCCCAGACTTCGCCGTACTCAGCGAACCAGCTCAATGCGCGCTGCAAGCCGATGGCCAGCACCGTAATCAGCACCAGCG belongs to Bradyrhizobium icense and includes:
- the dnaK gene encoding molecular chaperone DnaK, which translates into the protein MGKVIGIDLGTTNSCVAVMDGKTAKVIENAEGMRTTPSIVAVTDDGERLVGQPAKRQAVTNPERTFFAVKRLIGRRYDDPMVEKDKKLVPYKIVKASNGDAWVEADGKTYSPSQVSAFILQKMKETAEAHLGQKVEQAVITVPAYFNDAQRQATKDAGKIAGLEVLRIINEPTAAALAYGLDKSKSGTIAVYDLGGGTFDVSILEIGDGVFEVKSTNGDTFLGGEDFDMRLVGYLADEFQKEQGINLRNDKLALQRLKEAAEKAKIELSSTTQTEINLPFITADQTGPKHLTMKLTRAKFEALVDDLVQKTIEPCRKALKDAGLTAAEIGEVVLVGGMTRMPKVQEVVKQLFGKEPHKGVNPDEVVAIGAAIQAGVLQGDVKDVLLLDVTPLSLGIETLGGVFTRIIDRNTTIPTKKSQVFSTAEDNQNAVTIRVFQGEREMAADNKVLGQFDLMGIPPAPRGMPQIEVTFDIDANGIVNVSARDKATGKEQQIRIQASGGLSEADIQKMVKDAEANAAEDKKRREAVDAKNHADALVHSTEKALAEHGSKVEESERRAIEDAVSDLKEALKGDDAEAIKAKTNTLAQASMKLGEAMYKQQAEADAKRDAAKDDVVDAEFTEVDDDKNNKKSA
- the dnaJ gene encoding molecular chaperone DnaJ, translating into MSTKRCYYETLEVERNADESKLKSAFRKLAMKWHPDRNPGDAASEIKFKEINEAYEVLKDGEKRAAYDRYGHAAFEQGMGGGGPGFGAGFASSFSDIFEDLFGMAGQRGRGGGRERGADLRYNMEITLEEAYLGKTAQIEIPVSVTCEPCSGTGAKAGTKPKTCAMCGGAGRVRQAQGFFTLERTCPGCQGRGQMIEDACPNCSGTGRVTRDRTLSVNIPQGVEDGTRIRLAGEGEAGVRGGPPGDLYIFLSLATHEFFQRDGADLHCRVPISMVAAALGGEFEVPTIDKGKTKVKVPAGTQSGRRFRIASKGMPVLRSRQTGDMYVQVMVETPQNLTKKQQELLAEFEKLSSGATQPEALGFFTKVKDFFGSRAGS
- a CDS encoding class I SAM-dependent methyltransferase; protein product: MPLQSSVRALKKPRLDDEVRFLRSWIEKPLHMGAVMPSSKVLARTMAQYVDVLSEGPVVELGPGTGAITNALIEHGVDQKRLVLVEYNPGFCALLRDRYPQAKVVQGDAYTLRASLGDALDAPASAVISGLPLVTKPMLTRLKLIRDAFMALAPGAPFIQFTYSVAPPIPKSLPGVSTEASERIWMNLPPARVWVYRKG
- a CDS encoding NADPH-dependent FMN reductase, producing MSALKILVIPGSLRTGSLNARLAAVAAHELAQAGAEVTRISLVDFPLPIYDGDLQAKSGVPKNAVNLKRMMAAHHGVLMVTPEYNSSVPALVKNTIDWVSRVQDAHETRGQVFRDRVFAIASASGNRLGGARALAALRLILSACHATVIPNQFALAFAEDAYDEMDRLKNAADAEGLKALVRQLIDISQRMM
- the pyrF gene encoding orotidine-5'-phosphate decarboxylase → MQPADIDPKDRLIVALDLPGVTEAEAMIARLGDSVSFYKIGYQLAYAGGLPLAQQLAKSGKKVFIDLKLHDIGNTVARGVESVAKLGATFLTVHAYPQTMKAAVEARQGSGLKILAVTVLTSYDDGDLHAAGYRLNVSDLVEARAQQAQVLGVDGLVSSPEEAAALRKIVGHQMNLVTPGIRPAGAATGDQKRIMTPARAIAAGADYLVVGRPVTEAADPKAAADAIQAEIKQALV
- a CDS encoding DUF1330 domain-containing protein — encoded protein: MAKGYWIGRVDVNNDEGYKPYAAANLAIFKKFGGRYVVRGGQFTAVEGQCRSRNVVIEFDSYEKALACYNSPEYQDNIKVRQPHSIAELIVIEGYDGPQP
- the dapB gene encoding 4-hydroxy-tetrahydrodipicolinate reductase encodes the protein MADMRLIVAGAGGRMGRALVRVISETPGTVLAGALEAPGSELLGKDAGVLAGLPANGVMLSADLWTLSANADGILDFTVPAATIANVAIAAERGLVHIVGTTGLSVSDMAVIKSVTSRAVVVQSGNMSLGINLLAALVKRVAQSLDESFDIEIVEMHHKAKIDAPSGTAFLLGEAAAAGRGIDLHARSARGRDGHTGARRPGDIGFAALRGGTVTGDHSVIFAGPMERIELTHRAEDRTMFAQGAVKAALWARGKAPGFYTMTDVLGLADF
- a CDS encoding 2,3-bisphosphoglycerate-dependent phosphoglycerate mutase, producing MSDRLLVLVRHGQSDWNLKNLFTGWKDPDLSELGISEAKEAGRKLKAQGLTFDVAFTSVLTRAQHTLKLMLAEIGQTGLPTKCDLALNERDYGDLSGLNKDDARKKWGEEQVLIWRRSYDVPPPGGESLKDTLARTLPYYVQEILPGVLRGERTLVAAHGNSLRALIMVLEKLTPEQILKRELATGAPVIYRLNADSTVASKLDLAA
- a CDS encoding methylated-DNA--[protein]-cysteine S-methyltransferase, whose product is MISAIQDQRLAKPGLHHAAALRDYDSVRRAIAFISEHWRTQPTIEAMADAAAVTPDELHHLFRRWAGLTPKAFMQALTLDHAKGLLRGSASVLDAALDSGLSGPGRLHDLFVTHEAMSPGEWKNGGAGMTLRYGFHASPFGTAIVIASERGLAGLAFADPGDEPTAFADMKRRWPNATYVEDHDGTVGLAQRIFDTRLWRPDQPLRVVLIGTDFEVRVWETLLKIPMGRAVCYSDIATKIKSPKASRAVGAAVGRNPVSFVVPCHRALGKGGALTGYHWGITRKQAMLGWEAGQVGLH
- a CDS encoding DUF2244 domain-containing protein; translated protein: MTAGNDFDPELDQPTLFSARVTPHRSLNRTGFLVLMIFISGVSFVAGIAFLLMGAWPVVGFFGLDALVIYWAFRVNFRSADATEDIMVTPTELRVRRVSHRGHLMEWSCNPLWVQLEQTGDPEFGIERIYLVSRGRRLSIGQVLGPDEKASFAKALLAALQVAKRGPTYNPVA
- the nth gene encoding endonuclease III, translated to MAKIIRASGAKTSVSSVPKKPTKKGTKALPRAKKSPKPKPLKSKQWTSAEIEEAFSRFRKANPEPKGELEHLNPYTLLVAVVLSAQATDAGVNKATRALFAAADTPEKMLALGEEKLRDYIRTIGLYRTKAKNVIALSQKLIDEFGGEVPRTRAEIESLPGAGRKTANVVLNMAYGEHTMAVDTHVFRVGNRTGLAPGNTPLEVELGLEKVIPSEFMLHAHHWLILHGRYTCLSRKPRCEVCLINDLCRWPEKTV
- a CDS encoding sulfate transporter family protein, with protein sequence MLDAAVKALSQILSPPMRTILWRSIGMALVLITVLAIGLQRALSWFAEYGEVWAEAMLGPGFHTSLNILSWIISIAAGLGVVLGGIFLMPAVTSLVASVFVDDVAEHVEREHYPVERPGDALPLGVAIPEGIKTALLTILVYLIALPFVLFAGAGFLIFFIATAWLLGREYFELAAMRFRPPAEAKAMRKDNAATVFTAGLFIAAFVSIPIVNLATPLFGMAFMVHMHKRLSGPRPELIEPARKMPVA